The Mauremys reevesii isolate NIE-2019 linkage group 13, ASM1616193v1, whole genome shotgun sequence genome contains a region encoding:
- the LOC120380019 gene encoding olfactory receptor 5V1-like: protein MEKAEVRNQTPILEFILLGFGNDPELQPLLFLLFLVIYIVTVAGNILFVVLVVTNQHLHIPMYYLLGNLSCLEICYTSAILPQLLASLLTGDRTISVKGCIVQLYSFGILTNTEYLLLTAMSYDRYLAICNPLRYAALMNGAVCWQLVAGSWISSFVLSTIVNIFVFQLTFCDSKEIDHFFCDFSPMIKLSCVDTRTLELLTFIISVIGTFVPFLLTLTSYICIITTILRIPSSIGRQKAFSTCSSHLIVLAVLHVTALTVYVVPTANVPKVLHKIFAVFYTVLTPMINPVIYSLRNKEVNESLRKSILKLVA from the coding sequence ATGGAGAAAGCAGAAGTAAGAAACCAAACGCCCATCCTGGAATTCATCCTCTTAGGATTCGGTAATGACCCTGAACTGCAGccccttctcttcctgctgtttctaGTGATCTACATTGTGACTGTCGCCGGAAACATCCTCTTCGTTGTGCTAGTTGTGACTAATCAGCACCTTCACATCCCCATGTATTATTTactggggaacttgtcctgcctGGAGATCTGCTACACCTCTGCCATCCTGCCCCAGCTactggccagtctcctgactggggacagaaccatTTCTGTTAAGGGCTGCATTGTGCAATTATATTCCTTTGGTATACTGACAAATACAGAATATCTGCTGCTCACGGcaatgtcttatgatcggtatttagcgatATGCAATCCACTCCGTTATGCTGCTCTGATGAATGGCGCGGTTTGTTGGCAGCTTGTGGCAGGGTCCTGGATAAGTAGCTTTGTGCTCTCCACCATAGTAAATATTTTCGTTTTCCAATTAACGTTCTGTGATTCCAAAGAAATTGACCACTTCTTTTGCGATTTTTCACCCATGATAAAGCTGTCCTGTGTCGACACCCGGACTCTGGAACTGTTGACATTTATTATCTCTGTAATAGGGACATTTGTGCCTTTTCTTCTGACTCTGACATCCTACATTTGTATCATAaccaccatcctgagaatcccttccagcatcgggaggcaaaaggccttttccacctgctcctctcacctcattgtgCTTGCAGTTTTGCATGTGACCGCATTAACTGTCTATGTAGTTCCAACAGCCAACGTGCCCAAGGTCCTACACAAAATATTCGCTGTCTTCTacacagtcctgactcccatGATCAACCCtgtcatctacagcctgagaaacaaggaAGTCAATGAGTCCCTAAGAAAATCTATTCTTAAACTAGTAGCTTAG
- the LOC120381336 gene encoding olfactory receptor 5V1-like, with product MEKAEVRNQTPIVEFILLGFGNDPELQPLLFLLFLVIYIVTVAGNILFVVLVVTNQHLHIPMYFLLGNLSCLEICYSSAILPRLLASLLTGDRTISVKGCIVQLYSFGILSHTEYLLLTAMSYDRYLAICNPLRYDALMNGAVCWQLVAGSWISSFLICTIVNIFVFQLTFCDSKEIDHFFCDFSPMIKLSCVDTQTLELLTFIISVIGTFVPFLLTLTSYICIISTILRIPSSIGRQKAFSTCSSHLIVLAVLHVTVLIVYVVPTANVPKVLHKIFSVFYTVLTPMINPVIYSLRNKEVNESLRKSILKLVA from the coding sequence ATGGAGAAAGCAGAAGTAAGAAACCAAACGCCCATCGTGGAATTCATCCTCTTAGGATTTGGGAATGACCCTGAACTGCAGCCCCTTCTCTTTCTGCTGTTTCTAGTGATCTACATTGTGACTGTCGCCGGAAACATCCTCTTCGTTGTGCTAGTTGTGACTAATCAGCACCTTCACATCCCCATGTACTTTTTactggggaacttgtcctgcctGGAGATCTGCTACAGCTCTGCCATTCTGCCCCGGctgctggccagtctcctgactggggacagaaccatTTCTGTTAAGGGCTGCATTGTGCAATTATATTCCTTTGGTATCCTGTCACATACAGAATATCTGCTGCTCACAGcaatgtcttatgatcggtatttagcgatATGCAATCCACTCCGTTATGATGCTCTGATGAATGGCGCGGTTTGTTGGCAGCTTGTGGCAGGGTCCTGGATAAGTAGCTTTCTGATATGCACCATAGTAAATATTTTCGTTTTCCAATTAACGTTCTGTGATTCCAAAGAAATTGACCACTTCTTTTGCGATTTTTCACCCATGATAAAGCTGTCCTGTGTCGACACCCAGACTCTGGAACTGTTGACATTTATTATCTCTGTAATAGGGACATTTGTGCCCTTTCTTCTGACTCTGACATCCTACATTTGTATCATAAgcaccatcctgagaatcccttccagcattgggaggcaaaaggccttttccacctgctcctctcacctcattgtgCTTGCAGTTTTGCATGTGACCGTATTAATTGTCTATGTAGTTCCAACAGCCAACGTCCCCAAGGTCCTACACAAAATATTCTCTGTCTTCTacacagtcctgactcccatGATCAACCCtgtcatctacagcctgagaaacaaggagGTCAATGAGTCCCTAAGAAAATCTATTCTTAAACTAGTAGCTTAG